From Dechloromonas sp. A34:
GACGAAGGGTGCCGTGGTCTTGCGCATTTTCGATCTTGTCGAGCAACGAACTGGTGCCGAGTGCTCCGACAAAGGCATTCAGTGTGTTCATCATGAAATTGCGCGCGTGTTGCATGCGAATCGGGTCGGGTGTTGCCGGCAGTTCGCCGAAGGCGGTGATCGAAGGTAGCTGGGCGGGCGGGGTGCCGGCTTTGCCAGTGTCGCTGGCGACTTCGATATAGCCGTCCTCTTCCAGCAGGCCAAGTGTGTGCTGTAAGTCGTCGGCCTGCAGCATGCTGCGCAGTTCGTCGACCGTGCGCTTGCCGTCGATCATGATCAATACCCGCCGCTGGCGCGGCGTCAGGCCGCCCGCTTTGGTCGATATTTCATCCTGGCCTTTGGGGGTTTTTGCGAATGCAACGCCCATGGTTTGTCTCCAATGCTTATATATTTTGTGGGGCATTGTACCCAAAAAAGAAAACCCGCCGAGCGGCGGGTTTTTCGTGGCGAGCGGAGCGCGAATCAGGCGGCAGCCTGGGTCGGTATCTTGTGCCCGCGACGGGTGATGCGGTTTTGCGAATCGACGTAGATCAGTTCCGGCTCGTACTTGGCCAGTTCGATCTCATTGTAGACGGCGAAGGTGGCGATGATCAGGATGTCGCCCGGCGCAGCACGGCGCGCAGCCGAACCGTTGACCGAGATGACGCCCGATCCGCGCTCAGCGCGAATGGCATAGGTGGTGAAACGCTCGCCATTGTTTACGTTCCAGATATCGATCTGTTCGTATTCCTTGATGTTGGCCGCCTCGAGCAGGTCTTCATCAATGGCGCATGAACCCTCGTAATGCAGGTCGGCGTGAGTCGTCGTCACGCGGTGCAACTTGGATTTCAGCATGGTTCTCTGCATGGTTTCACTCATCCAGAAAGTTGGGGGAAGCGCATTGTAACGACAATGGCCCCCCTGTCAACGGGTGTAATTATGAATGCTGCAACCGCGTTAAATCTCAATGTTATCAATGAGCCGCGTTGCTCCCAGTCGACTGGCGGCAAGCGCCACCAGCGGGGCTTTTTCGCCTTTTGGCGGCGACAGGTCGGCCTGTTGCCGCACTGCAACATAATCGGTCTTCCAGCCCGCCGCAGCGAGCTCAGCGAGGGCGGCGTTCTCGAGCTTGATGGTGTCGCGCTCGCCGGCCCGCACGGCATCGCGGATTTCATTGAGCAGGCGATAGAGGCGGGGCGCTTCGGCGCGCTCGGCGGCGCTCAGGTAGCCGTTGCGCGAGGAAAGCGCCAGGCCGTCTTCGGCGCGTACCGTTTCGCCGCCGATGATGGCGATCGGCAGGGCCAGTTGGCGGGCCATGTTGCGGATGACCATCAACTGCTGGTAGTCCTTCTTGCCGAACAGGGCGGCCCGCGGCTGGACGATGTTGAACAGCTTGAGGACGACGGTGGCGACGCCGCGGAAATGGCCGGGGCGGAATTCGCCATCGAGAATGTTCTGGATGGCCGGCGGCTCGACGACGTATTCCTGTGGCTCGGGGTAGAGGTCGGCCTCGGTCGGCGCGAACAGCACATCGACGCCGGCGGCGGCCAGCTTGTCGCAATCAGCCTGGAAGGTGCGCGGGTATTTGTCGAAATCCTCGTTCGGGCCGAATTGCAGGCGATTGACGAAGATCGAGGCGACCACGGTGTCGCCGTGGGCCCGGGCCTGTTCCATCAGGCTGATGTGGCCGGCGTGCAGGTTGCCCATGGTCGGCACGAAAACGACGCGGCCGCGCCCCTGGAGCGCCGACCGCAGGTCGGCGATGCGAGAATGGATGTGCATGGTATTAGGCGGCGTAGGTGTGTTCGGGGCCGGGATAACTGCCGTCCTTGACGGCGGCGACGGCACGGGCGGCGGCGTCGGCGATGCTGGTCGCGCCGTCCATGAAGTTCCTGACGAACTTGGCCTTCTTTCCCGGCGGGATGTCGAAGGCATCGTGCAGCACCATGACCTGGCCGGAGCAGTCCTTGCCGGCGCCGATGCCGATGGTGATGATGGCCAGGCTGGCGGTGACTTCGGCAGCGAGCACGGCCGGAATGGCTTCGAGAACGACCATCGTCGCCCCGGCATTCTGCAGGGCCAGCGCATCATCCTTCAGGCGTTGCGCGGCAGCTTCGCCCTTGCCCTGGACCTTGTAGCCGCCCAGCGCATGCACTGACTGTGGCGTCAGGCCGACGTGGCCGCAGACCGGGATGCCGCGGTGCACGAGAAATTCGACGGTCTTCGCCATATCGAGCCCGCCTTCAAGCTTGACCATCTGGGCGCCGGCCGCCATCAGCGTCACAGCGTTGCGGAAAGCCTGTTCCGGCGATTCCTGATAGCTGCCGAAGGGCATGTCGGCGATGATGAAGGGACGGTCGCTGCCGCGCTTGACGGCGGCGACGTGGTAGGCGATGTCGGCGACGGTGACCGGCAGGGTCGTGTCGTGGCCTTGGATGACGTTGCCCAGCGAGTCGCCGATGAGCATCGATTCAACGCCGGCGCCGTCGAGCAGACGGGCGAAGCTGGCGTCGTAGCAGGTGAACATGACGACCTTCTCGCCGGCCAGGTAGAGCTTGGCGAGGTCGGCCTGGGTCAGGCGGCGGGTGATGGTTTGGGCAGACATTCAAGTCCTGAAAACGAAATAGACGGCGCCTAGGATACACAGAGCGGCCCACAGATAGTCAAGCTTCAGTGGCTGCTCCATGTAAAAGACGACGAAAGGCACGAAGACGACGAGGGTAATGACTTCCTGCAATATCTTGAGCTGGCCGAGGCTCATCTCGGTGTTGCCGATGCGGTTGGCCGGCACCTGGATCAGGTATTCGAATAGCGCGATGCCCCAGGAAATCAATGCTGCGATCCACCAGGGTTTCTCGTTGAGATGCTTGAGGTGCGAATACCAGGCGAAAGTCATGAAGACGTTCGATAGCGCCAGCAACACCACCGTCTGCCAGAGCACGGGGATGTGGAAACCGAACAGGTTCACAGGAGGACGATGCCCTGGTTGGCGACGGCCGGCAGCCAGGCGGCAATGCGGCCGCGCCCGGGGATGATCAGGTCGGGTGCTAGTTCGGCCAGCGGCTGGAGCACGAAGGCGCGCAGATGCAGGCGCGGGTGGGGGAGGGTCAGACGGGGCAGGTCGACGAACTGGTCGTCGTAGAGCAGCAGATCGAGATCGAGTGTGCGCGGGCCATTCTTCTCGGCGCGAATGCGGCCGAAGCGCTGTTCCACCTCGAGCAGTGCATCAAGCAGCGCTTCCGGGGCGAGCGTGGTTTCCAGCATGGCTACCGCATTGACGAATTCCGGCTGGTCAAGGATGCCGACCGGCGCCGTGCGGTAGAGCGAAGAGCAATGCACAACGCGGCTCTCGGGCAGGTTGGCCAGGGCACCGAAGGCGGCGCGGATGGTGCTCGCCGGATCGCCGAGATTGGCGCCCAGCGCGACGTAGGCAATGTTCATTCAGCAGCCGGGCCGGCCGGTTTCTTGCGTTTGCGCCGGCGCTTCTTGTCGCCGGCCTGTTCCGGGACCAGCATGGTGGCGCGCTCTTCGCCTTCGACATTCTGGAAGCGTGTCCACCACTCGGCCAGTTCCCGGTCAATCTCGCCGGATTCGGCGCGCAGGACCAGGAAGTCGTAGCCGGCGCGGAAGCGCGGCTGTTCGAGCAGGGCGTAGGGGCGCTTGCCGGCGCGCGCTTCGAAACGCGGCTGCAGCGCCCAGATGTCCTTGATGTCGCCTGCGATGCGGCGCGTGATGGCGAGCTTTTCGCCCTGCGTGTCGAGCACGGTATCCATCGCCTGGTAGAGCGCCGGAATCTTCGCCTCGCCCTTGGCCTTGAGCTTTTCCCAGTGGGCCAGTACTTCGTGCCAGAGCAGCGTCGCGAACAGGAAACCGGGCGAAGTGCCCTTGTTGCGGCGGACGCGCTCGTCGGTGTTGGCCAGCGAGAGCATGACGAACTTCTCGCCCATCGGCTGTTCGAGGATGACATCGAGCAGTGGC
This genomic window contains:
- the panB gene encoding 3-methyl-2-oxobutanoate hydroxymethyltransferase, with the protein product MSAQTITRRLTQADLAKLYLAGEKVVMFTCYDASFARLLDGAGVESMLIGDSLGNVIQGHDTTLPVTVADIAYHVAAVKRGSDRPFIIADMPFGSYQESPEQAFRNAVTLMAAGAQMVKLEGGLDMAKTVEFLVHRGIPVCGHVGLTPQSVHALGGYKVQGKGEAAAQRLKDDALALQNAGATMVVLEAIPAVLAAEVTASLAIITIGIGAGKDCSGQVMVLHDAFDIPPGKKAKFVRNFMDGATSIADAAARAVAAVKDGSYPGPEHTYAA
- the folK gene encoding 2-amino-4-hydroxy-6-hydroxymethyldihydropteridine diphosphokinase, coding for MNIAYVALGANLGDPASTIRAAFGALANLPESRVVHCSSLYRTAPVGILDQPEFVNAVAMLETTLAPEALLDALLEVEQRFGRIRAEKNGPRTLDLDLLLYDDQFVDLPRLTLPHPRLHLRAFVLQPLAELAPDLIIPGRGRIAAWLPAVANQGIVLL
- the panD gene encoding aspartate 1-decarboxylase, which gives rise to MQRTMLKSKLHRVTTTHADLHYEGSCAIDEDLLEAANIKEYEQIDIWNVNNGERFTTYAIRAERGSGVISVNGSAARRAAPGDILIIATFAVYNEIELAKYEPELIYVDSQNRITRRGHKIPTQAAA
- the panC gene encoding pantoate--beta-alanine ligase produces the protein MHIHSRIADLRSALQGRGRVVFVPTMGNLHAGHISLMEQARAHGDTVVASIFVNRLQFGPNEDFDKYPRTFQADCDKLAAAGVDVLFAPTEADLYPEPQEYVVEPPAIQNILDGEFRPGHFRGVATVVLKLFNIVQPRAALFGKKDYQQLMVIRNMARQLALPIAIIGGETVRAEDGLALSSRNGYLSAAERAEAPRLYRLLNEIRDAVRAGERDTIKLENAALAELAAAGWKTDYVAVRQQADLSPPKGEKAPLVALAASRLGATRLIDNIEI
- a CDS encoding DMT family protein: MTFAWYSHLKHLNEKPWWIAALISWGIALFEYLIQVPANRIGNTEMSLGQLKILQEVITLVVFVPFVVFYMEQPLKLDYLWAALCILGAVYFVFRT